The following proteins are encoded in a genomic region of Haloarcula marina:
- a CDS encoding beta-galactosidase has protein sequence MTLGVCYFPEHWPSERWETDVAQMADAGLEYVRMAEFSWARIEPERGEFDFDWLDEAIELVGDHGMQAVLCTPTATPPKWLVDEHPNVRQADADGTPREWGSRRFTCFNSPTYREETKRIVRTVTERYADNPHVAGWQADNEYGCHRTVRCYCDDCAAAFREWLEAKYGDVDALNEAWGNTFWSQQYPDFEAVDLPGPTPAEHHPSRLLDYYRFANDSVVEYNRLHADLIRAANDEWFVTHNFMGDFPTLDAYSLADDLDFLGWDSYPTGFVQDRQPGDPTTDELRAGDPDEIGLNHDIYRGPETPFWVLEQQPGDVNWPPHAPQPGDGAMRLWAHHAVAHGADAVLYFRWRRCRQGQEQYHAGLRKQDGSPDKGYRDAAATAPELFDLDPVDAPVALLHDYESLWATDIQPHSPDWHYWSHLRAYYDALRERGVQVDVVPPSADLDGYAAVVAPTLYLAGEALAGRLTDYVESGGHLLLGARTGEKDPYNQLHETLAPGPLADLAGVRVSRHESLPAQFDTRVGYDGETYDYQTWAGWLDPDAAETRGRYRSGEAAEEPAVAHNRVGEGSVTTVGCWPGEGLADALVADLLGAAGVDHADPLPDGVRLAHRDGYTWVTNFTSEPVSLDVPGDASFLVGGDTVDAFDVAVVEAAVEDVREAI, from the coding sequence ATGACACTCGGAGTCTGCTACTTCCCCGAGCACTGGCCCAGCGAGCGCTGGGAGACGGACGTGGCCCAGATGGCCGACGCGGGACTGGAGTACGTCCGCATGGCGGAGTTCTCGTGGGCGCGCATCGAACCCGAACGCGGCGAATTCGACTTCGACTGGCTCGACGAGGCCATCGAACTCGTCGGCGACCACGGCATGCAGGCGGTGTTGTGTACGCCGACGGCGACGCCGCCGAAGTGGCTGGTCGACGAGCACCCCAACGTGCGGCAGGCCGACGCCGACGGCACGCCCCGCGAATGGGGGAGCCGCCGGTTCACGTGTTTCAACTCGCCGACGTACCGGGAGGAGACCAAACGCATCGTCCGCACGGTCACGGAGCGCTACGCCGACAATCCGCACGTCGCCGGGTGGCAGGCCGACAACGAGTACGGCTGTCACCGCACGGTGCGGTGTTACTGTGACGACTGCGCGGCGGCGTTCCGCGAGTGGTTGGAAGCCAAGTACGGCGACGTGGACGCGCTGAACGAGGCGTGGGGCAACACCTTCTGGAGCCAGCAGTACCCAGACTTCGAGGCAGTCGACCTGCCTGGACCGACGCCAGCCGAACATCACCCCTCGCGCCTGCTGGACTACTACCGCTTCGCGAACGACAGCGTCGTCGAGTACAACCGCCTGCACGCCGACCTGATTCGGGCGGCCAACGACGAGTGGTTCGTCACCCACAACTTCATGGGCGATTTCCCGACGCTGGACGCCTACTCGCTGGCCGACGACCTCGACTTTCTCGGATGGGACTCCTACCCCACGGGATTCGTCCAAGACCGGCAACCCGGCGACCCGACGACGGACGAACTGCGGGCGGGCGACCCGGACGAAATCGGCCTGAACCACGACATCTACCGCGGGCCGGAGACGCCGTTCTGGGTGCTCGAACAGCAACCCGGCGACGTGAACTGGCCGCCCCACGCGCCCCAACCCGGCGACGGGGCGATGCGGTTGTGGGCGCACCACGCCGTCGCTCACGGCGCGGACGCCGTCCTCTACTTCCGCTGGCGGCGCTGTCGCCAAGGGCAAGAGCAGTACCACGCGGGCCTCCGCAAGCAGGACGGCAGTCCCGACAAGGGGTACCGCGACGCCGCCGCCACCGCCCCGGAACTGTTCGACCTCGACCCGGTGGACGCGCCCGTCGCCCTCCTCCACGACTACGAGAGCCTGTGGGCGACGGATATTCAGCCTCACTCTCCGGACTGGCACTACTGGTCGCACCTGCGGGCCTACTACGACGCGCTCCGCGAACGGGGCGTGCAGGTCGACGTGGTCCCGCCGTCTGCCGACCTCGACGGCTACGCCGCCGTCGTCGCGCCGACGCTGTATCTCGCGGGCGAGGCCCTCGCGGGCCGTCTCACCGACTACGTCGAGTCGGGCGGGCACCTCCTGCTGGGCGCGCGCACCGGCGAGAAGGACCCGTATAACCAACTGCACGAGACGCTCGCGCCCGGCCCCCTCGCCGACCTCGCGGGGGTCCGCGTGAGTCGCCACGAGAGCCTTCCCGCGCAGTTCGACACCCGCGTCGGCTACGACGGCGAGACGTACGATTACCAGACGTGGGCCGGATGGCTCGACCCGGACGCGGCCGAGACGCGCGGGCGCTACCGCTCCGGCGAGGCCGCCGAGGAACCCGCCGTCGCGCACAACCGCGTCGGCGAGGGGAGCGTCACCACCGTCGGCTGTTGGCCCGGCGAGGGCCTCGCGGACGCACTCGTCGCGGACCTGCTCGGCGCGGCGGGCGTCGACCACGCCGACCCGCTTCCCGACGGCGTGCGCCTGGCACATCGAGACGGCTACACGTGGGTCACGAACTTCACGAGCGAACCGGTGTCGCTCGACGTGCCCGGGGACGCGTCGTTCCTCGTCGGCGGCGACACCGTCGACGCGTTCGACGTGGCTGTCGTGGAAGCCGCGGTCGAAGACGTGCGCGAAGCTATATAA
- a CDS encoding sulfatase-like hydrolase/transferase: protein MTDTDGSNVLFVVLDTVRKDRLSVYDPDRETTPHLAEFAEEAAVFEQAVAPAPWTLPVHASMFTGLYPSEHGATQEDPYLEGATTLAESLSAAGYDTACYSSNAWITSYTNLTAGFDDHDNFFQIMPSELLSGPLATLWKTMNDNDTLRGVADRLVQAGNKIHEHLAEGGGGDTKTPQVVDKTIDFVDESDDFFAFINLMDAHLPYHPPEEYAERFAPGVDSTEVCQNSKEFNCGARDIDDEEWDDITGLYDAELAHIDDQLDRLFSHLKETGQWDDTTVVVCADHGELFGEHGLYGHEFGIYDPLVNVPLMVKHPDVEPTRDEETVVELVDLYHTVLDAAGADGRGKSLESARSLLSTDYREFAGEVGGVPRGDVGFVEYHQPVVELRQLEGKAKAAGIELDEQSRFYSRMGAARTAEEKYIHCTRIPDEAYDVAADPGETQNLVGTDDEPAELEEALWDFVDAVDADWPDEADGADGDVLEEMDDDTKDRLQDLGYID from the coding sequence ATGACCGACACGGACGGGTCGAACGTCCTCTTCGTCGTACTGGACACGGTCCGGAAGGACCGACTGTCCGTCTACGACCCCGACCGCGAGACGACGCCGCATCTCGCCGAGTTCGCCGAGGAGGCCGCCGTCTTCGAACAGGCCGTCGCACCGGCGCCGTGGACGCTCCCCGTCCACGCCTCGATGTTCACCGGACTGTACCCCAGCGAACACGGGGCCACGCAAGAGGACCCCTATCTGGAGGGGGCGACGACCCTCGCCGAGTCGCTGTCGGCGGCGGGCTACGACACCGCCTGTTACTCCTCGAACGCGTGGATCACGAGTTACACGAACCTCACCGCCGGGTTCGACGACCACGACAACTTCTTCCAGATAATGCCCAGCGAACTCCTCTCGGGGCCACTGGCGACCCTCTGGAAGACGATGAACGACAACGACACCCTCCGAGGGGTCGCGGACCGACTCGTCCAGGCGGGCAACAAGATTCACGAACACCTCGCCGAGGGTGGCGGCGGCGACACGAAGACGCCACAGGTCGTCGACAAGACCATCGACTTCGTCGACGAGAGCGACGACTTCTTCGCGTTCATCAACCTGATGGACGCCCACCTGCCGTACCACCCGCCCGAGGAGTACGCCGAACGGTTCGCGCCCGGCGTCGACTCCACCGAGGTGTGCCAGAACTCGAAGGAGTTCAACTGCGGCGCGCGCGACATCGACGACGAGGAGTGGGACGACATCACGGGGCTGTACGACGCGGAACTGGCCCACATCGACGACCAGTTGGACCGCCTGTTCTCGCACCTCAAGGAGACCGGCCAGTGGGACGATACCACCGTCGTCGTCTGTGCCGACCACGGCGAACTGTTCGGCGAACACGGCCTGTACGGCCACGAGTTCGGCATCTACGACCCGCTGGTGAACGTCCCGCTGATGGTGAAACACCCCGACGTGGAACCGACGCGCGACGAGGAGACGGTGGTCGAACTGGTCGACCTCTACCACACCGTGCTCGACGCCGCCGGGGCCGACGGCCGCGGGAAGTCCCTCGAGTCGGCCCGCTCGCTCCTGTCGACGGACTACCGGGAGTTCGCGGGCGAGGTGGGTGGCGTCCCGCGCGGCGACGTCGGCTTCGTCGAGTACCATCAGCCAGTCGTCGAGTTGCGCCAGCTAGAGGGGAAAGCGAAGGCCGCGGGCATCGAACTGGACGAGCAGTCGCGGTTCTACTCGCGGATGGGCGCGGCCCGCACCGCCGAGGAGAAGTACATCCACTGCACCCGCATCCCGGACGAGGCCTACGACGTGGCCGCCGACCCCGGCGAGACGCAGAATCTGGTCGGGACGGACGACGAACCGGCCGAACTGGAGGAGGCGCTGTGGGACTTCGTCGACGCCGTGGACGCCGACTGGCCGGACGAGGCCGACGGCGCGGACGGCGACGTGCTGGAGGAGATGGACGACGACACCAAAGACCGCCTGCAGGACCTCGGCTACATCGACTGA
- a CDS encoding lysylphosphatidylglycerol synthase transmembrane domain-containing protein, whose product MSSDSPAFDFADRRTLVQILLGFAVAGVVLYLLVDFVGTAGVVSGLLRADPGWLALACLSTLLCLTAWGKAWQIVLGVAGIDESLSRLVVTYYAATFANYVTPLGQAGGEPFIAYVLSRDTEASYQDSLASVVTADLLNLFPFVTFAGVGFAALLYESSLPEAIEPLAGGLVVLSVGVPVVAAVGWRYRKRLGRTLVRAAEPVTRRTPRLTVAGLRERLRETEQAFQRIARDRRALVQALFFSYVGWVFFALPLYLVAQAIGTELSLLLVFFIVPASTLAGLVPSPGGSGAVETALVVLVVALTSVGQTDATVIAILYRVASYVFALLLGGGAALYVLRRN is encoded by the coding sequence GTGAGTTCGGACAGCCCCGCGTTCGACTTCGCCGACCGACGGACGCTCGTCCAGATACTGCTGGGCTTTGCCGTCGCGGGGGTCGTCCTCTACCTGCTCGTGGACTTCGTCGGCACCGCGGGCGTCGTCAGCGGTCTCCTCCGGGCCGACCCGGGGTGGCTGGCGCTGGCCTGTCTCTCGACGCTCCTCTGCCTCACCGCGTGGGGGAAGGCCTGGCAAATCGTGCTGGGCGTCGCGGGCATCGACGAGTCCCTCTCGCGACTGGTCGTCACCTACTACGCCGCGACGTTCGCCAACTACGTCACGCCGCTGGGACAGGCGGGGGGCGAACCCTTTATCGCCTACGTCCTCTCGCGGGACACGGAGGCGAGCTATCAGGACAGCCTCGCGAGCGTCGTCACCGCGGACCTGCTGAACCTCTTTCCGTTCGTCACCTTCGCCGGGGTGGGCTTTGCGGCCCTGCTGTACGAGAGTTCGCTCCCCGAGGCCATCGAACCCCTCGCCGGAGGCTTAGTGGTCCTCTCGGTGGGCGTCCCCGTCGTCGCCGCTGTCGGGTGGCGCTACCGGAAGCGACTCGGGCGCACGCTCGTCCGCGCCGCCGAACCGGTGACCCGGCGGACGCCGCGGCTAACCGTCGCGGGCCTGCGCGAGCGACTACGCGAGACCGAGCAGGCCTTCCAGCGCATCGCCCGTGACCGACGTGCGCTGGTGCAGGCGCTCTTTTTCTCGTACGTCGGGTGGGTCTTCTTCGCCCTGCCCCTGTATCTGGTCGCCCAAGCCATCGGGACGGAGCTATCGCTTCTGCTCGTCTTCTTCATCGTCCCCGCGTCGACGCTCGCGGGGTTGGTCCCCTCGCCCGGCGGGTCCGGGGCCGTCGAGACGGCCTTGGTGGTGCTGGTGGTCGCGCTGACGAGCGTCGGCCAGACGGACGCGACGGTCATCGCCATCCTCTACCGGGTCGCCAGTTACGTCTTCGCGCTGTTGCTTGGGGGCGGCGCGGCGCTGTACGTGTTGCGGCGAAACTG